The sequence below is a genomic window from Acidobacteriota bacterium.
AGGCTGATTTGATTCGCCTTTATCACTCCGACCATCAAGAATCAGCCCACGTCGCGCTTGAGCTGCCAACCGGCGCCGGCAAGACTTTGGTCGGGCTGCTCATTGGCGAGTATAGACGCCGGCTCGGTGAGAGAGTCCTCTACCTGTGCCCAACCCGACAGCTTGTGCATCAGGTCTCCGAGCAGGCCAGCGATTACGGAATTCCCGCGCGGGTCGTCCTGCCGAAAACCTATCAAGACATCAACGACTACCATCTCGGAGCGGTAGTTGCGGTCACGACTTACAGCGCTCTATTCAACACGAACCCGAGGTTTACCGATCCACAGCTCATTCTGTTAGATGATGCTCACGCAGGCGAGGACTACATCGCTGGTCTTTGGTCACCTCGGATCTCTCGTGTCGAACATGACGACATCTACAAAGCCATACTGAATCTGTTCAAGAAGCATCTCGACCCGTGGTTTCGGCGCTCCCTTTTCACTACGTCTCCGTCACCTGAGGTTCGCTTCAAGGTCGAATTACTCCCACTACCTCACATCCTGAGCACGCTCCCCGCCTTGATCGATTTGCTCGAAGAGAAATTGACCGACAAAGCGAAGTTCCCGTGGAGCATGGTGCGCGAAGCGCTTCGGGCCTGCAATATCTTCGTGAGCTGGGGTGAAATCCTCATTCGCCCTTTGAGTCCACCGACAATGCGACACGCACCGTTTGCCGAGGCCAAGCAGAGAGTCTACATGTCCGCCACACTGGGCGCCGGTGGCGAACTTGAGCGTATTACAGGCGTCCGAAAGATCCAGCGTATCCCTGTACCAAAACAGTGGGAGCGCCACAGCGCCGGCCGCAGACTATTCATTCTGCCCAACCGCTCAATGGATCCCACCAGTATAGATGCTCTGCAAGCACGGGTCGTGACACAAGCGACGCGCGCGACGGTGCTGACGCCTACTTTGTTTGTTGCAAATAAAGTTGAACGCAATCTCAAGAAGGCAAAGATCCATGTCATGACAGCTTCAGATATAGAAGAATCGCTCGATTCCTTCGCCAAATCAAGGAATACGGCCCTCGTTCTTACTAATCGATACGACGGCCTTGATCTTCCTGACGAAGCGTGTAGACTGCTAGTCGTCGACGACCTGCCTGGTGGAGTCAATTTACAGGAACACTTTTTCCTAACGCGGCTTCGCGCGAGTTCTCTGTTGCGGGACCGCCTGAGGACCCGCTTCACCCAAGCTGTTGGCCGGTGTTCCCGCGGTCCGAACGACTACGCCGCAGTTTTGTTGGCAGGTAGCCGCCTCTTCGAGTTCTGTGCGAAACCAGACAATCGTATCGGAATGCATCCCGAGCTGCAGGCAGAACTGGAATTCGGGATCCAGAACAGTGAAGACTTGTCGATTCCTGTAGTCGTTGACTTGCTCGACCAATTCTACCAACAGGGCCCGGACTGGGAAGTGGCCGACGACGACATCAAGATTCGTAGAGAAACAAAGCACAGAGTCGCTGATCCCGTCGCTGGTCAACTCGCGGCCGTTGTAGCCGCGGAGATCGACTATGTCTATTCGCTTTGGATACAGGATTATGACACCGCCCTCGAACGCGCCATTGCGGTCAGCGATGGCCTTAGTGGGGACAGCCTAAAGGGCTACCGCGGCTTCTGGTATTACAATGCTGGTACCGCCGCGTGGCTGGCGGCCCAACAGCCACAGCGGCCCGACATGAGAGCACGAGCTAGGGAACTCTTTAAGCGGGCAGCAAAGGCCTCGAAGTCCGTGCCGTGGTTTGCGGAGTTGGGCACTCTGTCGTCAACTGCTCCCCCGCCGAACGACGTGGAGCACGGTCGAGTGGCGGAGGCGGTCTACTCTCGACTGGAGGAGATGGGATTCGTGGGTCCACACTTTGAGCAGCAGATGAGCGCTTTTGAGGCGGCTCTAGCCTCTACTGCAGCAGAAACGTTCGAGCCCGCGCTGTCGTTACTCGGACGTCTGTTGGGGTGGGAGGCCTACAAGCCTCTGGGGGATGGTCGGCCCGATAGTGTCTGGCTTCTCGGCGACCAACTGGCGATTGCGTTTGAAGCGAAGAGCGGCGAAAAACCAGAAGGAGGAATTTCCATCAAGACCGTTCGACAGGCCTTAACGCATGCGGCTACCGTCAAGAGTGAGGGGGTCCTCGCAAGCAACGGGGACGTTCTTGTGGCAGTGGCATCCCCCAGAGTCAGGATAGATCCTACAGCTGCGAGCCTTGCGAACGACCTTCGGTACGTCAGCTTGGAAGGCTTGCAGGAGATTGGAGCCAATGTTCGTGCCACGTTGAGGAGGCTTCGGGCTAATCTCGGCACTACGACAGACGCCGAGCGGGCGGTAACCGTAATTTGTGAGGCGTATGTGGAGAACGAACTAATGCCGACGAACGTTAGGGGTGCTGTAACGGCGGCTAGGCTCAAGACGCTACCGAAAGTTTCTGGATAGTAGACATGCACGGCTCTGGTCTGGCACGTCGGGATGGTGTTGGAATTGAGCGAAAGTGAAGTGAAAGCGGGTGACGACTCCTCCCCCCATCCTGTGGTAGGACAGGAGTGATCAGAAGGAGGATCGACCACTCATGGCGAAGCATGAGAAGCGGACGTCGCGCCGCCAACCCCTATCCTCCCGTTCGGTGATCAGCGGTACGGCGTCGATCACGACGGCGAAGGTGTGCCCCTACGAGTACACCGGCGCTTACGTGGTCGGTGACGAGGCCAAGCCCTTTCTCGATGCGTCCGTCAGCGTAGGCGTGAACGCCGTCCTCAACGGATTCGACAGTCCAGAGGCGACCGTCATCGGCGTCGTGGCTCGAGGAATGGGCAAGTTCATCGTGGAAGACGAGCACCGACTTGAGATCTTCGAGCTCTTCCGCTGGTATCGTCTCGGAACGGGCCTGTGATGTTGCCGACCCCAGCCGGAACCGCGAGCTGAGCGTCGGGATGGCGGTCGGCTCCAACGCAGCAGGCCTCATCCCGCCAACTCGTCGCGTGCGGCCTCAAGCTGGTGCTCGCCGCCGGCGTACTCGGACTGGCGCTGGCCGTCGCCGCGACCGGCCGGCTGAACGGGCTGCTGTTCGAGATCGACGCATTCGACCCGCTGACGTTCCCTCAGCATGCCCTTCGTGCTCAGCGTCGAGGCGCCGCTCGCGGCTTTAGGCTGCCGGCCCGCCGCGCCAGCCGGGTCAATCCCATTGCCGCTCTCCGGGTCGACTGACCGCCACCAGTCCGGGAGTTGGCGCGAGCGCTGGGCTCACCCGACGAGCCAAGGCCGCCAGAGACGACTCATCCGCACTTCGCGTCGAATCGATCCAACCCCTCTCGCCGGGATCCGCTCGGCTGATCCCGGATGTTAGCGGCAGAGGTTAGCAGCGTCCGTATCCTACTGAAAACAAGCCGGTTAATTCTCTGGCAACCGGCCTTCTAAACCGAGGGTCGCTGGTTCGAGTCCAGCCGGGCGCGCCACAGCTCCTCAGAGGCGGCACCCCGGCGTGTCCGCGGCGGCGTCCGCGATCCGTGCGCCGAGGTCTTCCAGCACCTCCGGTTCGCACGCGGCCTGCATCTGCTCGAACAGGATCCGCTCTTCCGTGTGGATGTGCGTCTCGAGCAACTCGCCGAAGGCGGTCAGCCGCTCTGCGAGGCGGGAGGTCGGATCGGCCAGGAGATCGCGGACCATACCGCGCATGACCTCGTGCTCGGCGATCAGGGCCCGCGTGCGGCTGGCGCCGTCACGAACGTCCCGCGCCGCGGCCGGAAAGACGTGCGCTTCCTCGATCTCGAAGTGCCGCCGCAGATCGGTCTCGAAGAAGTCGATGAGGCGGGCTACCTGCTGCGCCCGCTCCGCCGGCCAGTCCGCCCGCGGGTTGGTGGAACGCCCCAGGATCAACCGCCGGGCCAGCACCAGGCCGTGGTGGTGGTCGCGGGAGAGCGGGACGAGACCGGGGTGTCGCTTCATCGCGTTGCTCGCGTGCGCCCCGCGGGCGCCGTTGACCCGGATTGTAGTCTTTGCAGATGCGATCAATCTGCGCAGTTCCATGGATGCGGCTTCTCGCCGCCACGTGCACGACCCTCGTTTCGTCCGCGGCGTTCGCCCAGGGCGTGGGCTTTCAGGGCGGAATGACGATCAACCCGGAGCAGGTCTACGTCGGCACCCACCTCGAGCTGCCCCTGGGATCCGACCAGCTCGTCCTGCGTCCGGCCATCGACGGCGGATTCGGCAGCGGCCTGCGGGTGGCGGCCATCGGCGCCGAGCTTCAGTACCGCATCGAGCTGGGCAACTCCGGATGGCGGTTGTCGCAGGGCTTCGGGCCCGGGGTGTACGTCGCGAGATTCGCGAGCGGATTCGCGGACGAGGAGGCGACGGAGGTGAGCGGCGCGTGGACCTACGCGTTCGGCATCGTCCACGAGGGCGGGTTCTTCACCGAGTTCAAGGGAGGAGGTAGCAGAAGCTTCGCGATCCCGATGCTGCGGATCGGCGCGGGATTCACCATCCGGCCCGAACGGCGGTGAGCTACGAGCGGTCGAACCACTCGACGAAGCGGGAGGAGGGCTCCTCGACGATCATGACGCGGACGACCCGCTGATGCTCGTGCATGAGCTGCTTCGCCGCTTCCTTGGCGTCATCCGCCGACGCGTACTTCGCGGACGCCGCCGGCAGGTTGACCGCGCCGCCCCTGACCGTTGTCACCAGCTTGAACATCGTCCTCCCCGAATCGCGGGGCGATCATATCACCGGAACGTCTCTCGCCGTCGCTACGGAAGCGGCTCCACGTCGCCGGGCGCGTCGATCGGGGCGGCCAGCTCGCGCCACACCGGGGTCCCGTCGGTGCCGAGCAGCAGATCCACGACCAATCCGTAGCTGGCGATTCCGGCTTCGACGCGGTTGGCCCGCAGGTACCGGTCGTAGACGCGGCTCGCGCTGCGCCGGACCACCGGCACGGCCTCGCGCAGACGGGCCGCGATCGCGCGCAGATCGGCGCGCGGCCCGTCGGCAAGGCCGGCCCAGACCCGCTCGCGCACATCCGGCGGCAGATGGCGCACGAGTTGCGAGGAGAGATAGAGCCAGGCGCTGTAGCGGCTCTGCGCGTCGCCGGCCAGGCAGATCAGCACGCCGACGAAGCTCGCCTCGGACTCGTTCGCGTAGCCGGCCAGGTGCGACCATTCGTGCGCGACGAGGAACGGGCGCTCGAACGGCAGCACGGTTCCGTTGACCAGCACCTCGAGCGAGAAGGGGTTCAGCATGCCGTCGATGCCGGCGCGGCGGAAGTACGCCGTCAGCAGGGTCGCCTTGGGACGGCCGGCCGCCGCCGGGCGGATGGCGCCGAGACGCCTCTGCACCCGGTCGAAAGCCGGCCCGAGGCGCTCCGGCAGGTCCTCGAACGCGGGCCATGGACCCGCGCCGTGCGCCGGCGCGTGGAGCGCGTTCAGGCGGTCGACCGACTCCCCCGCCAGTGCCGCGAGCGACGCCGACGATATGCGCGCCGCGTCGTAGTCCAGCCTGGCCGTCAGCGGCTCGCGCCGGTAGTTGAGGCCCCACATCGCCAGAAAGACGAGATAGAGCGCCGCCGACACGGCGGCGGTATGCAAGGTCAGACG
It includes:
- a CDS encoding DEAD/DEAH box helicase; this encodes MPRRTFKTGASKPIAAPDAEALFHDLKRRSSSIQHLWAHQADLIRLYHSDHQESAHVALELPTGAGKTLVGLLIGEYRRRLGERVLYLCPTRQLVHQVSEQASDYGIPARVVLPKTYQDINDYHLGAVVAVTTYSALFNTNPRFTDPQLILLDDAHAGEDYIAGLWSPRISRVEHDDIYKAILNLFKKHLDPWFRRSLFTTSPSPEVRFKVELLPLPHILSTLPALIDLLEEKLTDKAKFPWSMVREALRACNIFVSWGEILIRPLSPPTMRHAPFAEAKQRVYMSATLGAGGELERITGVRKIQRIPVPKQWERHSAGRRLFILPNRSMDPTSIDALQARVVTQATRATVLTPTLFVANKVERNLKKAKIHVMTASDIEESLDSFAKSRNTALVLTNRYDGLDLPDEACRLLVVDDLPGGVNLQEHFFLTRLRASSLLRDRLRTRFTQAVGRCSRGPNDYAAVLLAGSRLFEFCAKPDNRIGMHPELQAELEFGIQNSEDLSIPVVVDLLDQFYQQGPDWEVADDDIKIRRETKHRVADPVAGQLAAVVAAEIDYVYSLWIQDYDTALERAIAVSDGLSGDSLKGYRGFWYYNAGTAAWLAAQQPQRPDMRARARELFKRAAKASKSVPWFAELGTLSSTAPPPNDVEHGRVAEAVYSRLEEMGFVGPHFEQQMSAFEAALASTAAETFEPALSLLGRLLGWEAYKPLGDGRPDSVWLLGDQLAIAFEAKSGEKPEGGISIKTVRQALTHAATVKSEGVLASNGDVLVAVASPRVRIDPTAASLANDLRYVSLEGLQEIGANVRATLRRLRANLGTTTDAERAVTVICEAYVENELMPTNVRGAVTAARLKTLPKVSG
- a CDS encoding hemerythrin domain-containing protein is translated as MELRRLIASAKTTIRVNGARGAHASNAMKRHPGLVPLSRDHHHGLVLARRLILGRSTNPRADWPAERAQQVARLIDFFETDLRRHFEIEEAHVFPAAARDVRDGASRTRALIAEHEVMRGMVRDLLADPTSRLAERLTAFGELLETHIHTEERILFEQMQAACEPEVLEDLGARIADAAADTPGCRL
- a CDS encoding DUF3810 domain-containing protein, yielding MAVGVIAAAVAAGLAPTPASWVEHAYSRQWYLAWQNVVTPVSSLVGFSLLDPAAVIGVLGIGGGWWWGLRRAGATWRERTAAVARLTLHTAAVSAALYLVFLAMWGLNYRREPLTARLDYDAARISSASLAALAGESVDRLNALHAPAHGAGPWPAFEDLPERLGPAFDRVQRRLGAIRPAAAGRPKATLLTAYFRRAGIDGMLNPFSLEVLVNGTVLPFERPFLVAHEWSHLAGYANESEASFVGVLICLAGDAQSRYSAWLYLSSQLVRHLPPDVRERVWAGLADGPRADLRAIAARLREAVPVVRRSASRVYDRYLRANRVEAGIASYGLVVDLLLGTDGTPVWRELAAPIDAPGDVEPLP